CGTCGATGAAGGCGGCGGGGACGTGCAGCGCGCGGTTCTCACCGCGGCGTACGGCGATGAGCTGGCCGTCCTTGACCAGCTGCCGCACACGCGTCACCTCGACACCGAACTGTTCGGCGATGTCGGGGAGGGTGAGCCAGGCGGGGACGAGAGCATCGATCTTTGCGTCAATCTCGGTCACGGAAACCAGCCTGCCATCTGCCACTGACAGTCGGAAGTCGGCCCGGCCCACCCGGGCGGACGCGTCGGACCCGGCAGCGCCGTCCCCGGCCCTCCGCGACGGCCCCGGCGCCTACGCCGTCGCGGCCTTCATGGGCCTGGCCGGATCCGCCAGCAGCACCCGGTTCATCGGCGTGCCCGACTCGATCAGACGGCGGCCCTGCGCCAGGTCCCGGGGCCGCCCCACCGCCAGCAGTGCGATCAGCCGCTCACCGCGCAGCCAGCAGACCGTCCAGGCCGGTCCTGCGGGGTCACCCCGCCACAGGGTGGTGTCCGCGGCCGGATGGTGCCCGGCGTACTGGACGAACCGCCCGAACTGCTCGGACCAGAAGTACGGCACCGGGTCGTACACCGCCGGTGTCTCCCCCGTGGCCCGGCCGACGATGTTCACGGCGACCGTGCGCGGCCCCTGGAGGGCGTTGTCCCAGTGGTGGACCAGCAGGCGCTCGCCGTAGCGCGCCGAGGGGAAGGAGGCGCAGTCGCCGACGGCGTACACATCCGGCACGGCCGTGCGCAGATGCTGGTCGGCCACGATCTCCGCGTGGGAGCCGAGCTCGATCCCGGAGCCGGCCAGCCAGGCCGTCGCGGGGCGGGCGCCGATACCGACGACGACCGCGTCCGCGGGCAGCCGCGAGCCGTCGTCCAGGAGGACCGCGCCCGGCTCGACGCGCGTCACGCGCGCGTGCGTCCGCAGGACCGCGCCCGCGTCGGCGTACCAGCCGGCCATCGGGGCGGCGACCTCGGCGGGCAGGGCCCCGGCGAGCGGCCGTTCGGCGGCCTCCACGACGGTCACCGCGCAGCCCGCCTCGCGGGCGGCCGTGGCGAACTCCGCGCCGATCCAGCCCGCGCCGACGACCACGATGGCGTGTCGGCGGGCCAGCACCGGCCGCAGCCGCTCGGCGTCGTCCAGGGTGCGCAGCAGATGCACGCCGGGCACGCCCTCCGCGCCGGGCAGCCCGACCGGTTCGGCGCCGGTCGCGACGACCAGGACGTCGTACGGCACGGGCCCGTCCTCGGTGTCCAGCTCGTGGTCGGAGGGGCGCAGGCCCAGTACCTCGCAGCCGAGCCGCAGTTCGATGCCGAGGGCTTCGAAGTCGACGTCGAAGGCGGAACCCTCGGACTTGCCGAGCAGGACGGCCTTGGACAACGGGGGCCGGTCGTAGGGCTGGTGGGGCTCGGCGCCGATCAGGATCACGTCGCCGGCGAAGCCCTGCTCACGCAGCGCGACGGCGGTCTGCACGCCGGCCATGCCCGCACCCGCCACGACGACGCGCCGCGGCGCGGACGAACCTGGTTCCTGCGTCTGCTCGCTCACCTGATCACCATAGACACCTGACGAATTGTCAGTCAGTGCTCATGCGCCGTGACCTGCTCCACAACGCTCGTGCCGTTGCCCCGCCGGGACTCCCACTCCCAGGTCTCCTCCAGCCGCACCCGCCCGTCGGGCAGCTCCACGACCGTGGACACGCAGTGCCCCGAGGAGGTGGTGCCGTCCCGCTTGAGCTGGACGTACCGGAAGTCCAGCCGGTCACCTTCCCGGGTACCCACGAGATGCCCGCGTACGACGTCGCCGCCCGCGTACTCGGCCCAGATCTCGCCCTCCCGCTCGTGGTAGGTGAACCGGGTGCGGGTGCCCACCTGGCCCGGTGCCTGGTCGGCGACCGGGGCGAGGACGAGACCGTCGAGGGATCGGGCCATGGGCGGAGGCTCCCTTACTGCGGCACACGGCATCGGGCTAGGGTGGCCAACGTAAAGCACTCGCGGGAGCCCGGACGCACCGGGCTGAGAGGGAGGCTGGCGGCCTCCGACCGTACGAACCTGATCCGGGTCATGCCGGCGAAGGGAGGGGCTGGACGCCCATGTCGCCTACGTCCACATCGTCAGACGTCCTGGTCATCGGGGGCGGGATCATCGGCCTGGTCACGGCCTGGCGGGCCGCGCAACGCGGGTTCGCCACGGCCGTCGTGGACCCCGAGCCGGGCGGCGGAGCCGCGCAGGTGGCCGCCGGCATGCTGGCCGCCGTCACGGAACTGCACTACGGCGAGCAGACCCTGCTCGGCCTGAACCTCGCCTCCGCCCGGCGCTACCCGGACTTCGCCGCCGAGCTCACCGAGCTGACCGGCCAGGACCTCGGCTACCGCCGCTGCGGCACCCTCGCCGTGGCCCTGGACGCCGACGACCGGGCCCACCTGCGCGAACTGCACGCCCTGCAGCAGCAGTCGGGCCTGGAGTCGCAGTGGCTGTCGGGGCGCGAGTGCCGGCGCCTGGAGCCGATGCTCGCGCCGGGCGTGCGCGGCGGGCTGCGGGTCGACGGCGATCACCAGATCGACCCGCGGCGGCTGGCCGGTGCCCTGGTCGCCGCGTGCGAGCGGGCGGGCGTGGTCTTCCACCGGGTGTGGGCGGAGCGGCTGACCGTCGTACGGGACCGGGTCACGGGTGTCGTCCTGGCCGACGGGACCGAGCCGGCCGCCGGGCAGGTGGTGCTCGCCGGGGGCAGCCTCAGCGGGCGGCTGGCGGGCGTACCGCAGGATGTGCTGCCTCCCGTGCGCCCGGTGAAGGGGCAGGTCCTACGGCTGACCATGCCGCAGCGGCACGGGCCGTTCCTGAGCCGGACCGTGCGCGCGGTGGTGCGCGGCAGCCACGTCTACCTGGTGCCGCGCGCGAGCGGTGAACTGGTCGTCGGGGCCACCAGCGAGGAGCTGGGCTGGGACACCACCGTGACCGCGGGCGGCGTGTACGAGCTGCTGCGCGACGCGCACGAGCTGGTCCCGGGCATCACCGAGCTGCCGCTCACCGAGACCCGGGCCGGACTGCGGCCCGGCTCCCCGGACAACGCGCCGCTGCTCGGCCCGACCGGTCTGGAGGGCCTGCTGCTGGCCACCGGGCACTACCGCAACGGCGTCCTGCTCACCCCGGTGACCGGCGACGCCATGGCGCACGTCCTGGCGACGGGTGAACTCCCCGAGGAGGCCCGCCCCTTCAGCCCGAAGCGCTTCAGCCCCGCCACCGCACTCACGGAGCAGCCCGCATGAACATCTCCGTCAACGGGGAGCCCCGGGACGTCCGGCCCGGCACCGCTCTCGACACCGTCGTGAAGTCGCTCACCGCCTCGCCCTCGGGCGTGGCCGCCGCCCTCAACGAAACCGTCGTCCCGCGCACGCGGTGGCCCGCCACATCCCTCGCCGAGGGAGACCGCGTGGAAGTGCTCACCGCCGTCCAAGGAGGCTGACCATGGCCGATGATCCGTTTGTCCTCGGTGGTACGTCCTTCACATCCCGTCTGATCATGGGCACGGGCGGGGCGCCCAGCCTCGACGTGCTGGAGCGGTCGCTGGTCGCGTCCGGGACGGAGCTGACGACGGTCGCGATGCGCCGGGTGAACGCCTCGGTGCACGGCTCGGTGCTGTCCGTCCTGGACCGGCTCGGCATCCGGGTGCTGCCCAACACGGCGGGCTGCTTCACCGCCGGCGAGGCCGTCCTCACGGCCCGCCTCGCGCGCGAGGCCCTGGGCACGGACCTGGTCAAGCTGGAGGTCATCGCCGACGAGCGCACCCTGCTGCCGGACCCGATCGAGACACTGGAGGCCGCCGAGACACTGGTCGACGACGGGTTCACGGTGCTGCCGTACACCAACGACGACCCGGTGCTGGCGCGGAAGCTGGAGGACGCGGGCTGTGCGGCGATCATGCCGCTGGGCTCGCCGATCGGCTCCGGGCTCGGGATCCGCAACCCGCACAACTTCCAGCTGATCGTGGAGCACGCGCGCGTGCCGGTGATCCTGGACGCGGGCGCCGGTACGGCCTCGGACGCGGCGCTGGCGATGGAGCTGGGGTGTGCGGCTGTGATGCTCGCCTCGGCGGTGACGCGGGCACAGGAGCCCGTGCTGATGGCCGACGCCATGCGGCATGCCGTGGAGGCGGGGCGGCTGGCGTACCGGGCCGGGCGTATCCCACGGCGGCATTTCGCGGAGGCCTCCTCACCGACGGAGGGCATGCCCGCGCTGGACCCGGAGCGGCCCGCGTTCCGGTAGGGCGCGCGACACACGTCACAGGTCGGCTGCAGTCCCGCCGCGAAAACCGCCGGGGGGACGGGGCTGTCGGTCGTGGCTCGTACACTCGCCTGCGTGGACACGACCCTTCAGGACCCCTTGGTCGGGCAGGTGCTCGACGGCCGGTATCGCATCGACGCGCGGATCGCGGTCGGCGGGATGGCCACGGTCTACCGGGCCGTGGACACCCGGCTCGACCGGGTCCTCGCGCTGAAGGTGATGCACCCCGCGCTCGCGGTCGACGCCTCGTTCGTCGAGCGGTTCATCCGCGAGGCGAAGTCCGTGGCCCGGCTGGCCCACCCGAACGTGGTGCAGGTCTTCGACCAGGGCA
This is a stretch of genomic DNA from Streptomyces hawaiiensis. It encodes these proteins:
- the thiO gene encoding glycine oxidase ThiO, which translates into the protein MSPTSTSSDVLVIGGGIIGLVTAWRAAQRGFATAVVDPEPGGGAAQVAAGMLAAVTELHYGEQTLLGLNLASARRYPDFAAELTELTGQDLGYRRCGTLAVALDADDRAHLRELHALQQQSGLESQWLSGRECRRLEPMLAPGVRGGLRVDGDHQIDPRRLAGALVAACERAGVVFHRVWAERLTVVRDRVTGVVLADGTEPAAGQVVLAGGSLSGRLAGVPQDVLPPVRPVKGQVLRLTMPQRHGPFLSRTVRAVVRGSHVYLVPRASGELVVGATSEELGWDTTVTAGGVYELLRDAHELVPGITELPLTETRAGLRPGSPDNAPLLGPTGLEGLLLATGHYRNGVLLTPVTGDAMAHVLATGELPEEARPFSPKRFSPATALTEQPA
- the thiS gene encoding sulfur carrier protein ThiS, whose protein sequence is MNISVNGEPRDVRPGTALDTVVKSLTASPSGVAAALNETVVPRTRWPATSLAEGDRVEVLTAVQGG
- a CDS encoding NAD(P)/FAD-dependent oxidoreductase, with protein sequence MSEQTQEPGSSAPRRVVVAGAGMAGVQTAVALREQGFAGDVILIGAEPHQPYDRPPLSKAVLLGKSEGSAFDVDFEALGIELRLGCEVLGLRPSDHELDTEDGPVPYDVLVVATGAEPVGLPGAEGVPGVHLLRTLDDAERLRPVLARRHAIVVVGAGWIGAEFATAAREAGCAVTVVEAAERPLAGALPAEVAAPMAGWYADAGAVLRTHARVTRVEPGAVLLDDGSRLPADAVVVGIGARPATAWLAGSGIELGSHAEIVADQHLRTAVPDVYAVGDCASFPSARYGERLLVHHWDNALQGPRTVAVNIVGRATGETPAVYDPVPYFWSEQFGRFVQYAGHHPAADTTLWRGDPAGPAWTVCWLRGERLIALLAVGRPRDLAQGRRLIESGTPMNRVLLADPARPMKAATA
- a CDS encoding thiazole synthase codes for the protein MADDPFVLGGTSFTSRLIMGTGGAPSLDVLERSLVASGTELTTVAMRRVNASVHGSVLSVLDRLGIRVLPNTAGCFTAGEAVLTARLAREALGTDLVKLEVIADERTLLPDPIETLEAAETLVDDGFTVLPYTNDDPVLARKLEDAGCAAIMPLGSPIGSGLGIRNPHNFQLIVEHARVPVILDAGAGTASDAALAMELGCAAVMLASAVTRAQEPVLMADAMRHAVEAGRLAYRAGRIPRRHFAEASSPTEGMPALDPERPAFR